From a single Natronorubrum tibetense GA33 genomic region:
- the paaC gene encoding 1,2-phenylacetyl-CoA epoxidase subunit PaaC, with translation MPAFDSPASLDDEQADALEALLFELADDEYVQAERYTEWQVRAPTLESDLALANNAQDELGHARLWYDVLEDLGHEEHELIYERDPDEWRHSTLTERPFTDGDWADVILRHYLYDVAEELRLEALEESSYAKIADRVGKIQNEEEYHREHAENWMERLADGDESSERLQAAVDRLFPHALTLFESGSADLEETIVEAGFRDASLAELREEWLSIVVPYLDELGLETPVSEVIQYDDYDLEVTADTLPEVRGRDGTHTDAWDDLHAEFTNTYRELGRSEATKIMAKPE, from the coding sequence ATGCCCGCATTCGACTCCCCCGCATCCCTCGACGACGAGCAGGCCGACGCCCTCGAGGCCCTTCTGTTCGAACTGGCCGACGACGAGTACGTACAGGCCGAACGCTACACTGAGTGGCAGGTTCGCGCCCCAACCCTCGAGTCGGATCTCGCGCTCGCAAACAACGCACAGGACGAACTGGGTCACGCCCGGCTCTGGTACGACGTTCTGGAGGACCTCGGCCACGAGGAACACGAACTGATTTACGAGCGCGACCCCGACGAATGGCGTCACAGCACGCTCACGGAACGCCCGTTCACCGACGGTGACTGGGCCGACGTCATCCTGCGACACTACCTCTACGATGTCGCCGAAGAGCTGCGTCTCGAGGCCCTCGAGGAGTCCTCGTACGCGAAGATTGCCGACCGGGTCGGCAAGATCCAAAACGAGGAGGAGTATCACCGCGAACACGCCGAGAACTGGATGGAGCGGCTCGCTGACGGCGACGAGAGCAGCGAGCGCCTGCAAGCGGCCGTCGACCGGCTGTTCCCGCATGCGCTGACGTTGTTCGAATCCGGCAGTGCGGATCTCGAGGAAACGATCGTCGAGGCCGGCTTTCGTGACGCCTCGCTCGCGGAGCTTCGCGAGGAGTGGCTCTCGATCGTGGTCCCTTACCTCGACGAACTGGGGCTGGAAACGCCGGTCTCGGAGGTCATCCAATACGACGACTACGACCTCGAGGTCACGGCCGACACCCTCCCCGAGGTTCGCGGTCGCGACGGCACGCACACCGACGCGTGGGACGACCTCCACGCGGAGTTCACCAACACCTACCGCGAACTCGGACGGAGCGAAGCGACGAAGATCATGGCAAAACCAGAATAA
- a CDS encoding helix-turn-helix domain-containing protein → MIDECLAVEFRVRNDDCPLSEATRAVDVEIGAQPPQHRSDGYDLLQFGSPKSEELTRVLDDDDRISYLHVSRTDGRYRYRCLSKEPCVVHRLIDGGLIVETLRYRDGAAMIFGAVVGRDVLKGVMEAAGETVGVKLERVYPLQSEAKESPSHRWDLTPAQEECIRAALELGYFSIPRETSSEAVADELGISKSAFLERLRRGEAALFQQLFS, encoded by the coding sequence ATGATCGACGAGTGTCTCGCGGTCGAATTCCGCGTTCGGAACGATGATTGCCCGCTTTCGGAGGCGACGCGAGCGGTCGACGTCGAGATCGGTGCCCAGCCGCCACAACACCGCAGCGACGGCTACGATCTGCTCCAGTTCGGGTCACCGAAGAGCGAGGAACTCACCCGCGTCTTGGACGATGACGACCGAATCTCGTACCTGCACGTCTCGAGGACCGACGGTCGCTACCGGTATCGCTGTCTCTCCAAAGAGCCGTGTGTCGTCCACCGGCTGATCGACGGCGGCCTCATCGTCGAGACGCTGCGATATCGCGACGGCGCGGCGATGATCTTCGGTGCAGTCGTCGGCCGCGATGTCCTCAAAGGCGTCATGGAGGCGGCCGGCGAAACCGTCGGTGTCAAACTCGAGCGCGTGTATCCCCTTCAGTCCGAAGCGAAGGAATCTCCCAGCCATCGGTGGGATCTCACGCCGGCCCAGGAGGAGTGTATCCGCGCGGCCCTCGAACTGGGCTACTTCTCGATTCCGCGGGAGACCTCTTCGGAGGCGGTCGCCGACGAACTCGGGATCAGCAAATCGGCGTTTCTCGAGCGACTCCGTCGCGGCGAGGCGGCGCTGTTCCAGCAACTCTTCAGCTAG
- a CDS encoding ABC transporter substrate-binding protein, with product MTRGGRSQGRRRDVLKAITAGSVAGITGLAGCVGDPDEMENGDDEDFDTVQFGVLEPFTGEFSDLAEERHQGTELAIEQINESDEYDFTIEYDDYDTQLDPATASQRAEQAVQSDGAQFITGCISSSAALAINDFALENEVVYTPGAADTSITGANCNEYVFRFETSTAQIAEVMAQWTADELGDQIVYHIADYAYGESVLNEVETRMESISDDYEQVGITRSDPGSTDFEAFISQIADVSDEADALVVGMTGADLGIFLSQAGARGLQDEIPIVTTTGSFRAVRAGAGDGAYNTYSGVRYLPEIETGDNQEFVEAYEAEYEDPPDNFSRVGYESIRMVANGIREAGSRNPSTVAETLSGMEHDTIFGPNEFRECDQQAMNPVWMGECVEPDSGELADVELLEELSGEEAAPDCEDTGCEL from the coding sequence ATGACTCGAGGTGGCAGGTCACAGGGGCGTAGACGTGATGTTCTCAAGGCAATTACCGCCGGTAGCGTTGCCGGAATAACCGGGTTAGCCGGCTGTGTCGGCGATCCGGACGAGATGGAAAATGGGGACGACGAAGATTTCGATACGGTGCAATTCGGGGTCCTCGAGCCGTTCACGGGGGAGTTCAGCGACCTCGCCGAAGAACGACACCAGGGAACCGAACTCGCAATTGAACAGATCAACGAAAGCGACGAGTACGACTTTACGATCGAGTACGACGACTACGATACGCAACTCGATCCGGCAACGGCGAGCCAGCGGGCCGAACAGGCGGTCCAATCCGACGGCGCACAGTTCATCACGGGATGTATTTCGAGTTCGGCCGCGCTCGCGATCAACGACTTCGCACTCGAGAACGAGGTCGTCTACACGCCGGGGGCGGCGGACACCTCGATTACGGGGGCAAACTGTAACGAGTATGTGTTCCGATTCGAGACGAGCACGGCACAGATCGCGGAAGTGATGGCTCAGTGGACCGCCGACGAGTTAGGCGATCAGATCGTCTACCACATCGCCGACTACGCGTACGGGGAGTCGGTGTTAAACGAGGTCGAAACGCGGATGGAGTCGATCAGCGACGATTACGAGCAGGTCGGTATCACGCGGTCCGATCCGGGATCGACGGATTTCGAGGCGTTCATCAGCCAGATCGCGGACGTTAGCGACGAGGCCGACGCGCTGGTCGTCGGGATGACGGGGGCTGACCTCGGGATCTTCCTCTCGCAGGCAGGTGCACGCGGACTACAGGACGAGATTCCGATCGTGACGACGACCGGTTCGTTCCGGGCCGTTCGAGCAGGGGCTGGAGACGGGGCGTACAACACCTACAGCGGCGTTCGGTACCTTCCAGAGATCGAAACCGGCGACAACCAGGAGTTCGTCGAGGCCTACGAAGCCGAGTACGAGGACCCGCCGGACAACTTCTCGCGCGTCGGCTACGAGTCGATCCGGATGGTTGCGAACGGCATTCGCGAGGCTGGATCGCGGAATCCGTCGACGGTCGCCGAGACGCTCTCGGGCATGGAACACGACACGATCTTCGGTCCGAACGAGTTCCGGGAGTGTGACCAACAGGCGATGAACCCGGTCTGGATGGGCGAGTGTGTCGAACCGGATTCGGGAGAGCTCGCCGACGTCGAACTCCTCGAGGAACTATCCGGGGAAGAAGCTGCACCCGACTGTGAGGATACCGGCTGTGAGCTGTAA
- the paaB gene encoding 1,2-phenylacetyl-CoA epoxidase subunit PaaB has protein sequence MIWEVFRQEKEGEYHTHCGNVHAPDREMAKQFAAIQHGRRKPTNNMWVVPKEEVGEVDGEKYSFGGTTDKSYRWATGYNVTADDASEVVESSDEQEDAERRRSEVV, from the coding sequence ATGATCTGGGAAGTATTCCGACAGGAGAAAGAAGGCGAGTATCACACCCACTGTGGAAACGTCCACGCCCCGGACCGCGAGATGGCAAAGCAGTTCGCCGCGATCCAACACGGTCGGCGCAAGCCGACCAACAACATGTGGGTCGTCCCGAAAGAAGAAGTCGGCGAGGTCGACGGTGAGAAGTACTCGTTCGGCGGCACGACCGACAAAAGCTACCGATGGGCGACGGGGTACAACGTCACTGCCGACGACGCAAGCGAGGTCGTCGAATCTTCGGACGAACAGGAAGACGCCGAAAGGCGGCGGAGCGAGGTGGTATAA
- the paaE gene encoding 1,2-phenylacetyl-CoA epoxidase subunit PaaE, translated as MRRNLDPSVTTSGETTGAECPYCESTDTVREHPKGPSLCRSMHYCNSCEQPFEKFE; from the coding sequence ATGAGACGGAATCTCGATCCGAGCGTCACGACCAGCGGGGAGACAACGGGTGCCGAGTGTCCCTACTGCGAGTCGACCGACACCGTCCGCGAGCACCCGAAGGGCCCGTCGCTCTGTCGGTCGATGCACTACTGCAATAGCTGCGAGCAGCCGTTCGAAAAGTTCGAGTAA
- a CDS encoding ABC transporter ATP-binding protein, with protein sequence MSAGPLLSVHEVTSGYGETQVLRDLSLTVGEGEIVSLVGRNGAGKTTTLRSIMGILTPTSGRITYRDEDISGLDATETAKKGLALVPEERQIFPELTVRENLELADYGGAPDIDSLSVGEALEMFENLQARASNAGSSLSGGEQQMLAIGRALVGGADLVLLDEPTEGLAPYIVQDVMDIITELNERGITVLLVEQNVHVCLELADRNYVINQGEVVYEGTSEALRDDEEILDKYLGVTA encoded by the coding sequence ATGAGCGCCGGCCCGTTGCTCTCCGTCCACGAGGTGACGTCGGGATACGGCGAGACGCAAGTGCTTCGCGACCTCTCCCTGACGGTCGGCGAGGGAGAGATCGTTTCGCTCGTCGGCCGCAACGGCGCCGGCAAGACGACGACGCTCCGGTCGATCATGGGTATTCTCACCCCGACGAGCGGGCGCATCACTTACCGTGACGAGGACATTTCGGGACTCGATGCCACGGAGACGGCCAAGAAGGGACTCGCGCTCGTCCCGGAGGAGCGCCAGATCTTCCCGGAGCTAACCGTCCGGGAAAACCTCGAACTCGCCGACTACGGCGGCGCACCGGACATCGACTCGCTCTCGGTCGGCGAAGCGCTCGAGATGTTCGAGAATTTGCAAGCGCGGGCGAGTAACGCCGGTTCGTCGCTATCGGGCGGCGAACAGCAGATGCTCGCGATCGGTCGCGCCCTCGTCGGCGGCGCGGATCTCGTCTTGCTCGACGAGCCGACGGAAGGGCTCGCTCCCTACATCGTCCAGGACGTAATGGACATCATTACCGAGCTCAACGAACGGGGGATCACCGTCTTGCTGGTCGAGCAGAACGTCCACGTCTGCCTCGAACTCGCCGACCGAAACTACGTCATCAACCAGGGCGAGGTCGTCTACGAGGGGACGTCGGAAGCGCTCCGAGACGACGAGGAAATTCTCGACAAGTATCTCGGCGTCACGGCGTAA
- a CDS encoding ABC transporter permease, protein MITAFLQPLVDGLTIGVVYVLLAAGLSVIFGVMHVINFAHGELFALGAYFALALVVPFGGTAFFAALFIAPLLVGIIGVAIERYTVRPLYGRNPLYHILLTFGLVLVINDLIYLVWGPGSVSLPVPELLTGTINVIGINASVYNMFIIVFGGAMAFAVWAMLEYTKYGLIIRAGSQDRQMVRNLGIDIDRYYSLVFGMGAALAAVAGIILGGYQSVSPEMGMSVIIPAFVIVVLGGLGSFKGAVVGGLLVGIIQTLLRHYAPIFEGTVIFLLMIAVLLLRPRGLFGVETEEEGGELLTGSGGFLEPQTRKRLGIAMIALLALVPLGVGTLYSAYAVTFMVEIIIWGLFALSLDFVMGYTGLVSLGHALFYGLGAYAVAITLLHVSQSAFVAIALAIVISAAIAWFVGFLSIRVGGVYFAMITLAFAELFYNMLYRLDITGGSEGLFGISTYYGIAGMGLSLSDIGFYVGPVALTGQSLFYYIALGALIASFLLTRRMLNSPFGSVLKSIRENEQRSTFIGYETTIYKRRAFVISGALAGLAGGLFTLNAGYATPSFAYWLHSGEVIVMVILGGMGTLYGPIIGAGVFFGLEELLTGFTGRWRLVLGTIFVLFVIFLPRGLVSLPAQLAPYVSGGSGPGPKPASDESSVKGDD, encoded by the coding sequence ATGATTACTGCATTCTTACAACCGCTCGTCGACGGGTTGACGATCGGCGTGGTCTACGTGCTGTTAGCCGCTGGCCTTTCCGTGATCTTCGGCGTCATGCACGTCATCAATTTCGCCCACGGAGAACTGTTCGCGCTGGGGGCGTACTTCGCACTGGCACTGGTCGTTCCGTTCGGCGGGACGGCGTTTTTCGCCGCCCTGTTCATCGCGCCGCTGCTCGTCGGTATCATCGGTGTCGCAATCGAACGATACACGGTGCGACCCTTGTACGGCCGAAACCCGTTGTATCACATCCTGCTCACGTTCGGTTTGGTGCTCGTAATAAATGACCTGATATACCTGGTCTGGGGGCCAGGGAGCGTCAGCCTCCCGGTGCCAGAGCTCCTCACGGGAACGATCAACGTGATCGGGATCAACGCCAGCGTGTACAACATGTTCATCATCGTCTTCGGCGGCGCGATGGCGTTTGCCGTCTGGGCGATGCTCGAGTACACGAAGTACGGACTGATAATCCGCGCCGGCTCGCAGGACCGACAGATGGTCCGCAACCTCGGCATCGACATCGACCGGTACTACTCGCTCGTGTTCGGTATGGGTGCGGCGCTCGCCGCCGTCGCCGGGATCATCCTCGGCGGCTATCAGAGCGTCAGCCCCGAAATGGGGATGTCGGTCATCATCCCGGCATTCGTCATCGTCGTCCTCGGCGGCCTCGGCAGCTTCAAAGGAGCCGTCGTCGGTGGACTGCTCGTGGGTATCATCCAGACGCTCCTGCGGCACTACGCCCCGATCTTCGAGGGGACGGTGATCTTCCTGCTGATGATCGCCGTCCTTCTCCTCCGGCCACGCGGACTGTTCGGCGTCGAAACGGAAGAGGAAGGCGGCGAGCTACTGACCGGGTCGGGCGGGTTCCTCGAGCCCCAGACGCGAAAGCGACTGGGGATCGCCATGATCGCCTTGCTGGCACTGGTGCCACTTGGCGTGGGGACGCTGTACTCGGCGTACGCCGTCACGTTCATGGTCGAAATCATCATCTGGGGACTGTTCGCACTCAGTCTGGACTTCGTGATGGGCTATACGGGACTGGTGTCACTCGGTCACGCGCTGTTCTACGGCCTCGGTGCGTACGCCGTCGCGATCACGCTGTTGCACGTCAGCCAGTCCGCGTTCGTCGCGATCGCCCTCGCGATCGTCATCTCCGCCGCCATCGCGTGGTTCGTCGGCTTCCTGTCGATCCGGGTCGGCGGCGTCTACTTCGCGATGATCACGCTCGCGTTCGCGGAGTTGTTCTACAACATGCTGTATCGGCTCGATATCACCGGCGGCTCCGAGGGGCTGTTCGGCATCTCGACGTACTACGGGATCGCCGGAATGGGTCTCAGTCTCAGTGACATCGGGTTCTACGTCGGCCCGGTTGCACTGACCGGCCAGTCGCTGTTCTACTACATTGCGCTGGGCGCGCTGATCGCCTCGTTCCTGCTCACTCGCCGGATGCTCAACTCTCCGTTCGGCTCCGTGCTCAAGTCGATTCGGGAGAACGAACAGCGATCCACGTTCATCGGCTACGAGACGACCATCTACAAGCGACGCGCGTTCGTGATCAGCGGGGCGCTGGCCGGCCTGGCCGGCGGCCTCTTCACCCTCAATGCGGGGTACGCGACGCCGTCGTTCGCCTACTGGCTCCACTCGGGTGAGGTAATCGTGATGGTCATCCTCGGCGGTATGGGAACGTTGTACGGACCGATCATCGGTGCGGGCGTGTTCTTCGGCCTCGAGGAACTCCTCACCGGCTTTACTGGCCGCTGGCGGCTGGTCCTCGGGACGATCTTCGTCCTGTTCGTGATCTTCCTCCCGCGCGGGCTGGTCTCGCTGCCGGCCCAACTTGCCCCGTACGTGTCGGGTGGCTCTGGACCCGGTCCGAAGCCGGCGTCAGACGAATCGAGCGTTAAGGGTGACGACTAA
- the paaA gene encoding 1,2-phenylacetyl-CoA epoxidase subunit PaaA has translation MDLNTVKDRAGPREFSPADDMPEEYRKAATRMIEFHANSEIMGAYLERPFIREAPSIDRKLAFSAKVQDEIGHGQLLYRAAESLGVKSREEMLDDLANGDGKFLNCFHYPMEKWPETAMIAFFVDGAAMRRQATLRRTSWEPYAHAMDKVCFEEGFHVKHGESILAELMSGSKNEQEMTQEAFETWWPRIIQFFGPTDEKSTHHGFASEVGLKQKSNDELRTAFLNQYIPKAEKYGLEIPDEPRIRENDDGDYEVVEGDLDWDEFFTIAKNEYEPGLGQINGRKAAQEAVEWVRETIEGGPVPSGNQPPQAAD, from the coding sequence ATGGACCTGAACACAGTCAAAGACCGGGCGGGGCCGCGGGAGTTTAGCCCCGCCGACGACATGCCCGAGGAGTACCGGAAGGCGGCGACTCGGATGATCGAGTTCCACGCGAACAGCGAGATCATGGGCGCGTACCTGGAGCGTCCGTTCATCCGGGAAGCGCCAAGTATCGACCGTAAGCTGGCGTTCTCCGCCAAGGTCCAAGACGAGATCGGTCACGGGCAGTTGCTCTACCGGGCCGCGGAGTCACTCGGCGTCAAGAGCCGCGAGGAAATGTTAGACGACCTCGCCAACGGCGACGGGAAGTTCCTCAACTGCTTTCACTATCCGATGGAGAAGTGGCCGGAAACGGCGATGATCGCCTTCTTCGTCGACGGTGCGGCGATGCGCCGACAGGCGACGCTCCGACGGACCAGCTGGGAGCCCTACGCCCACGCGATGGACAAGGTGTGCTTCGAGGAAGGGTTCCACGTCAAACATGGCGAGAGCATTCTCGCCGAACTGATGAGCGGCTCGAAGAACGAACAGGAGATGACCCAGGAGGCCTTCGAAACGTGGTGGCCCCGTATTATCCAGTTCTTCGGCCCGACCGACGAGAAGAGCACACACCACGGCTTCGCGTCCGAAGTCGGGCTGAAACAGAAGTCCAACGACGAACTCCGGACCGCCTTCCTCAACCAGTACATCCCGAAAGCCGAGAAGTACGGGCTCGAGATTCCCGACGAGCCGCGCATCCGCGAGAACGACGACGGCGACTACGAGGTCGTCGAGGGCGACCTGGACTGGGACGAGTTCTTCACGATCGCAAAGAACGAGTACGAACCCGGCCTCGGCCAGATCAACGGCCGCAAGGCCGCACAGGAGGCCGTCGAGTGGGTTCGTGAAACGATCGAGGGCGGTCCCGTCCCCTCGGGCAATCAGCCGCCACAGGCAGCCGACTAA
- the paaK gene encoding phenylacetate--CoA ligase PaaK → MSYKQIETAPRTEIRELQNQRLRETVRHAYENVDYYREELDAAGIEPEDVQTVDDINKLPFTTKEDFRAEYPDGLFAVDDDELRRIHASSGTTGKPKIVSYTEGDLDVWSEVVARCLAASGVEPGDTVQNGYGYGLFTGGLGLHYGIEELGATVIPIGGGQTQRQVELLQDLESDVLTCTPSYSLYLAETAAEMGIDIKELPVSTVIFGAEPCTDPMREEIEERLDVTGIDIYGLSEIIGPGVSNECHEAQDGLHIWEDHFYPEVVDPQTGEPLPEGEEGELVLTTLTKEALPALRYRTGDLTTLTYDECECGRTMVRMDNVTGRADDLLIVRGVNFYPSEIEDVVLEFDAVAPYYRIDLDRENNLDTLELTIELEPEFDGDVEDLRDRILTRLSNVLSFTPDELDIVDPDSIERTEVGKVKRVYDHR, encoded by the coding sequence ATGAGTTATAAGCAGATAGAGACAGCCCCTCGAACGGAGATTCGGGAGCTGCAGAACCAACGACTCCGTGAAACGGTGCGCCACGCTTACGAGAACGTCGACTACTACCGCGAGGAACTCGACGCGGCGGGTATCGAACCAGAGGACGTGCAGACGGTTGACGATATTAATAAGCTACCGTTTACCACGAAAGAGGATTTCCGTGCCGAGTACCCCGATGGCCTGTTCGCCGTCGACGACGACGAACTCCGGCGAATCCACGCCTCTTCGGGAACAACCGGGAAACCAAAGATCGTTTCCTACACCGAGGGCGACCTGGACGTATGGAGCGAAGTCGTCGCCCGCTGTCTCGCCGCGTCTGGAGTCGAACCGGGGGATACCGTCCAGAACGGCTACGGCTACGGCCTGTTCACAGGCGGTCTCGGGCTCCACTACGGGATCGAAGAGCTCGGTGCGACGGTGATTCCGATCGGCGGCGGGCAGACCCAACGGCAGGTGGAGTTGTTGCAGGACTTAGAGAGCGATGTCCTCACCTGTACGCCGTCGTACTCGCTGTACCTCGCGGAGACGGCCGCGGAGATGGGAATCGACATCAAAGAACTCCCGGTGTCGACGGTGATCTTCGGTGCGGAACCCTGTACCGATCCGATGCGCGAGGAGATCGAGGAGCGACTCGATGTGACCGGAATCGACATCTACGGACTCTCGGAGATCATCGGCCCCGGGGTCTCCAACGAGTGCCACGAAGCCCAGGACGGCCTGCACATTTGGGAGGACCACTTCTATCCCGAAGTGGTCGACCCCCAGACGGGCGAGCCGCTCCCGGAGGGCGAGGAAGGCGAACTCGTGTTGACCACGCTCACGAAAGAGGCGCTGCCAGCGCTCCGATACCGCACCGGCGACCTCACGACGCTGACCTACGACGAGTGTGAGTGCGGGCGAACGATGGTGCGGATGGACAACGTCACCGGCCGCGCCGACGACCTGCTGATCGTCCGCGGCGTCAACTTCTACCCCAGCGAGATCGAGGACGTGGTCCTCGAGTTCGATGCGGTCGCCCCCTACTACCGGATCGACCTCGATCGCGAGAACAACCTGGACACCCTCGAGCTCACGATCGAACTCGAACCCGAGTTCGATGGCGACGTCGAAGACCTCCGCGATCGAATCCTCACTCGCCTGTCGAACGTCCTCTCGTTTACGCCGGACGAGTTGGATATCGTCGATCCGGATAGCATTGAACGGACAGAAGTCGGGAAGGTAAAACGCGTCTACGACCACCGGTAG
- the paaD gene encoding 1,2-phenylacetyl-CoA epoxidase subunit PaaD gives MNSDTPEPEPNPNADATPCAYTDYREGEGSDDLPATGADATGLAADVWDALYGIEDPEMPISIVDLGLIYGVDVDDGVVTVDMTLTYSGCPARDMLTGEVEDAVAAVDGVDDAELRLVWSPEWTVEMVTEQGKDDLREFGLSI, from the coding sequence ATGAACAGCGATACTCCGGAACCGGAACCGAACCCGAACGCCGACGCCACGCCCTGTGCGTACACCGACTACCGCGAGGGCGAGGGAAGCGACGATCTTCCCGCGACCGGCGCGGACGCGACCGGCCTCGCGGCCGACGTGTGGGATGCCCTCTACGGGATCGAAGACCCCGAGATGCCGATCAGTATCGTCGATCTCGGTTTGATCTACGGCGTCGACGTCGACGACGGCGTCGTAACCGTCGACATGACGCTCACCTACTCGGGGTGTCCCGCTCGAGACATGCTCACGGGGGAGGTCGAAGACGCGGTCGCCGCCGTCGACGGCGTCGACGACGCCGAGTTACGACTCGTCTGGAGTCCGGAGTGGACCGTCGAGATGGTGACCGAACAGGGCAAAGACGACCTGCGGGAGTTCGGGCTCAGCATATGA
- the paaI gene encoding hydroxyphenylacetyl-CoA thioesterase PaaI yields the protein MADTDAVRQRIESDAYCETLGIDLVSLEPGTARTRLEVTEDLTNFHGTPHGGAIYSLADAAFAAASNSEGETAVALETNISYLEAVEVGTVLSATADKTHDGGRTAEYEVVVTDEDDERIATFRGRVYKP from the coding sequence ATGGCAGATACAGACGCCGTTCGCCAGCGCATCGAGAGCGACGCCTACTGTGAGACGCTCGGAATCGACCTCGTTTCCCTCGAGCCCGGAACGGCGCGTACCCGACTCGAAGTCACCGAGGACCTGACGAACTTCCACGGGACGCCACACGGCGGCGCGATCTACTCGCTCGCCGATGCGGCCTTCGCCGCGGCCTCGAACTCCGAGGGAGAGACGGCGGTGGCCCTGGAGACGAATATCTCGTATCTCGAGGCGGTCGAAGTGGGGACCGTGCTGAGCGCTACCGCCGACAAAACGCACGACGGCGGGCGCACGGCCGAGTACGAGGTCGTCGTCACCGACGAGGACGACGAGCGAATCGCGACCTTCCGCGGACGGGTGTACAAGCCGTAG
- a CDS encoding ABC transporter ATP-binding protein, with protein MAMETTETNQRTAGETILETEELVKKFGQFTATDHINLTVERGEFRSIIGPNGAGKTTLFNLITGALPATEGAVYFDGEEITSLSPSERVRRGIGRSFQISNIFGGLTVRENVRLASQSLDRDQYNFLQSLFKPTERYDSMNDRTDRILDRIGLRDVADETADALPYGDKRRLEIGVVLATEPDLVLFDEPTAGMSVEETQETIDLIEEVLVDQTLLLIEHDIELVMELSDHITVLNRGEILAEGTPDEIATNSDVQDAYLGGMME; from the coding sequence ATGGCTATGGAAACGACCGAAACGAATCAACGAACCGCTGGAGAGACGATTCTCGAGACGGAAGAGTTGGTCAAGAAATTCGGACAGTTCACGGCGACAGACCACATTAACCTGACAGTCGAACGCGGCGAGTTCCGGAGCATTATCGGCCCGAACGGCGCCGGGAAGACGACGCTGTTCAACCTCATCACCGGCGCACTTCCCGCCACCGAGGGCGCAGTGTACTTCGACGGCGAGGAGATTACGTCCCTCTCGCCGTCGGAGCGCGTTCGCCGCGGCATCGGACGCTCGTTCCAGATCTCGAATATCTTCGGCGGGCTCACCGTTCGCGAGAACGTCAGGTTGGCGTCCCAATCGCTCGACCGCGACCAGTACAACTTCCTCCAGTCGCTGTTCAAACCGACCGAACGGTACGACAGCATGAACGACCGGACCGATCGCATCCTCGATCGGATCGGACTTCGAGACGTCGCCGACGAAACGGCGGACGCACTCCCCTACGGCGACAAGCGACGCCTCGAGATCGGTGTCGTCCTCGCGACCGAACCCGATCTCGTGTTGTTCGACGAACCGACGGCGGGCATGAGCGTCGAGGAAACCCAGGAGACGATCGATCTGATCGAAGAGGTGCTGGTCGATCAGACGCTGTTGCTCATCGAACACGACATCGAACTCGTTATGGAACTCTCAGACCACATCACGGTGTTGAATCGTGGAGAAATTCTTGCAGAGGGGACGCCCGATGAAATCGCCACGAATTCGGACGTCCAGGACGCCTATCTCGGGGGGATGATGGAATGA
- a CDS encoding universal stress protein has translation MYRILVGVETDEDRAMAQASMIESLPGASDEVTAILVHVFQDNPEGRSTPQLDGVRHAAAAFDEHGIDYEYYEASGEPAPELIAAADELDVDMLCLSGRKRSPTGKVVFGSVTQSVILGTDRPVVTVSPDE, from the coding sequence ATGTATCGGATACTGGTCGGGGTCGAAACCGACGAAGACCGGGCGATGGCACAGGCGTCGATGATCGAATCGCTTCCAGGGGCGAGCGACGAGGTTACGGCAATACTCGTGCACGTGTTCCAGGACAACCCCGAAGGGCGCTCGACACCACAACTCGACGGCGTTCGCCACGCGGCCGCGGCGTTCGACGAACACGGTATCGACTACGAGTACTACGAAGCGAGCGGCGAACCGGCACCGGAGTTGATCGCGGCAGCCGACGAACTGGACGTCGACATGCTCTGTCTCTCCGGGCGCAAACGGTCGCCGACGGGAAAAGTCGTCTTCGGAAGCGTCACCCAATCGGTTATCCTCGGAACCGATAGGCCCGTTGTCACCGTCAGCCCGGACGAGTAA